CATGTTGCTTATATGGTCTGAACCTTCTCCTTTGCTGCTCACCAGGGAGACATGCGCCAGAAGAATGGGAGGCTCCTCCTGAATCTGCTGTGGTGTCCAGTGGAAGAGTTGTCTTTACAGAAATGGCCTGAAGCTCACCACCTGAGATCAAACCCTAATGCAATAAAGGCTGTGTTCTCAAATGCTTGTTTGGGGGTGGTTATTGCTCTTGCATGTTCTACCTTAGATACTGGAGTGGGCATTCTTCCATACATTATTTAATAACTACATTGCTGGATTATCTAGCAAACAATGACACTTTGCAGGAGCTATGCAGTTGTGATGTGTATAAGGCACATGGATGTCATTAAAGAAATTGGGGAGGGCACTTTACTGGTAGTGTGTGGCACCATCCACTATGTGTACCTAGGTGTCACAGCCAAGCCAATGGCTCTCTGAAGTGGCAGGGGAGGTGTAAGTTCTCGCTACCTTGGATCCGTAAATGGGAGGAAGAAGGGTCAGAGGGTGTGGCTGATGGGAGCATATAGCCTTTTGACCTTGTGGTTGTGGTGTCCTTCAGGTCATACTCTTGCACTGTCTGTTTTTTAGAATGTCCTTTTTGCTTTATACTTTGCATCCTATATGATGGAAGCAATGTCATTCCCTAGCTCTGACATGCACTTGGAACAGCTGACGACCATAGAGGACAGGTTGATTTGAGGTACTAGAATGCAGTTCTCCATAACTGATCGATCAAAAGCCTGAACCCACTGGAGAAAGGGCAACCCAGGTTTTATGATCCATGAGAACCAGAGTTCCTTCACCATGAATTCATCTATCCAGATTTTACTGTTAAATGTTATCGCAGTCCAGAACTATACAGCTAAATATGAAGTGTACACAAGGCTATAATATTTTTGAACTGTAATATTTAGGCCATTTTTGCCAAACCAAGCACAATGTTATCAAGCAAATAAGTAATGTTATTTCCTCTTCTATCAACTATGAAAGCTGCATTCATAAatgattaaatatttaattgctATCTACATAAATCATGCTACCTTGTCATACTTCAATTAttgtacagtagaaccccggaactcgaCATTTTCGGAGTTCGAATTTTGAGAAAAGTTCGTCTCGGAGCATCGAACAAAACTTCGGAATCCGACCCGCCTCGCATAACTTTTGTAAACAACATACAGTTTGTGCTTCGGTCACATGCCGTTAGTTGGCCttgttgttcaatgggttttaaacaattttgaggctgtgctccaagcgtttgctgtatttttgtttttttgtactgttttagacaaaaacatGGGAGAAAAGCAGAAGCGGAAACGATAAGAACCAATAAAGTTGAAAAATGCCTTCGTGTGCcggacttagcattggaattcaacttgatggttgagaacagattaatccgttttcagttatttcttatggggaaaattcATTCGGAAGTCGACTGCATCGCTTCTCGACGCTCCTTCCACAACGAATTAGCGTCGAGttctggggttctactgtacttGGATCCATTGTACCTAATGCTAATGTCTCAAAACGGCAGATATAGGCCGAAGCCATTCACAGGCAACAGTCATGACACTGACTGTGTAAAGGACATTACAGACGAGACTAACTGTGTAAAGGACATTAAATTAAGTTGCCGTAATGGAAATTAAAGATATTTAATCTAAATGAAAGTGCTTTTACCTTGATGTGTGAACACATAACATTACTACAACAGCCTACTTTCATCAACGCAGGTTGGCTAAGCTAAGGCCTGGCCAATACTATACACAATGTGAGAGATTATATACATGTAACATATACATGTTTTGTCCTCTGTGGTCTGTCAGTCAAACTCTCCACCCTACATTTTCTTAAAATGAAAAACCACACACTCTTTGAAACTCTTTGAGTCGCTGCTTAGCAAAAGTCCAAACCAATGAGAACCTTTCAGAATTTTATGAATAACATGATCAAAACAAAAACGGTAGGTGTCAGTGAGCCAATGTGCCAGCACTGTGAGTGTCCAAATGATTAAAATGTCACATGCATATCACACAACAGTCCTAAAcatgtgtcctaaacatgagtGTTTAGTAGTCAGCACAGAGTTCATGATTGCACTCGGCTGGCAAATAATTAATAGCTAACAAAATAGGGGGAGGGCTTGGTAACAATTTTTAGCATAGGCAAAATAAAAAGATCACAGAGTGGGATAACAGTTACTTGCAGATCTCTGCAGTTCAGAGGCTATGGCAGGAGAGTTGGTCACTGTTGTGCTTGTGGGTCTTTGTGTCTCCTTGACTTGTTGCACTAGTGAAGCTGCATCTCAATGGAGTTTCCAAGATAATAAACAATTGGCCAGAAACTCTCAGCTCCTGCAGCACCATGTTCCTGAGGTACATGACCAACAGCAACAGATGACCAAAACTGTAGTTTCTGAGAAATGTAATGTAGATGGGTCTGTCAAGATTGCCTGTGGTGAGTCTGGCTTAAATGCTACCCACTGTGAAGCTATAAACTGCTGTTTTGATGGACAACGCTGCTACTATGGAAGAACAGGTAAGGGTTTGAATGTGTTTAGCCTTGCtacttttgaaactgggagttgAACCTGGCCTGCTTTTCTCCCTGATGTTGTCAGTGACTGTCCAGTGCACAAGAGATGGCCAGTTCATATTGGTGGTGGCCAAGGATACAACCCTGCCTAGGCTGAGCCTGGATTCAGTCAGCCTATTGGGAGAAAATGGACCCTGTGGGCCAATTGACTCCAATGCAGCTTTTGCTATCTACCAGTTTCCCGTTGCTGCCTGTGGTACCCGTGTGATGGTTAGTGCTTGGGGCTTCTACATTGGGTTAGATGTGGGCTGTGTTGGAATGTAATTGTACTACCTTGCGACCTCCTTCATTCCAGGAGCTGGGTGACTACTTGGTGTATGAGAACAAGATGACCTCTTCCTATGAAGTTGGATTCGGTCCCCTTGGAGCAATCACAAGAGACAGCTACTATGAGTGAGTTGACCATGATTGCATGGCACAGTTTCATGCAGGGTTTGTGCTCACTTTTGTATTCCTTGTGCAAGACTTTACTTCCAGTGTAGGTATTACGGTATGAGCGTTGCAACACTGCCTATTCAGCACTATGCCAACGAGCCCCCTCTACCTGTAGTTGCTCCTGGACCCCTCAGGGTAGAGCTAAGAATAGCTAATGGTCAGTGCACCACAAAGGGGTGTGTGGAAGGTGAGTATCGTCATTCTGGATGCTAGTATGAGCTTTGTTTATGAAGGGCTTCGAAAACCACTTTGCCTGTCTGCTGACAGCACGGGCAGCCTACACCTCCTACTACACGGATGCTGATTACCCTGTGACCAAGGTGCTGAGAGAGCCGGTCTATGTGGAAGTGCGTATCCTGGACAGGTCTGACCCCAATATTGTCCTGACCCTGGGACGCTGCTGGGCAACCTCTTCCCCTAACCCCTTCAGCCTTCCCGAGTGGGACCTTCTAGTGAATGGGTAGGTTGTAGAATTGCTTCCCACTAGTGTTCCAGTGCAGGCTGGTGTTGACCTGGTGTATTCCAAAGGTGCCCCTACAAGGATGACCGCTACCTGACTCAGTTGGTTCCAGTTGAGGGGTCGTCTGCAGTTCCGTTCCCTACCCATTACAAGCGCTTTGTCCTCAAGATGTTCACCTTTGTGGATCAAACCTCCATGGCTCCCTTGCACAACCAGGTAATGGCTTTAACCTTGTCCCAGCCATTTGTACAATGCCATGTCCGGCCCTTGCTTAGTTGTAACGTTGTTCCCAGGTCTATATCCACTGCAGTACAGCCGTGTGTCATCCAAGTGCAACAGACAGCTGTGAACCAAGCTGTGGCAGAGAAAGTGGGTAGAGTCCTCAGTGCAGGTCCCTTGTTTCCCATGTTGCTTATATGGTCTGAACCTTCTCCTTTGCTGCTCACCAGGGAGACATGCGCCAGAAGAATGGGAGGCTCCTCCTGAATCTGCTGTGGTGTCCAGTGGAAGAGTTGTCTTTACAGAAATGGCCTGAAGCTCACCACCTGAGATCAAACCCTAATGCAATAAAGGCTGTGTTCTCAAATGCTTGTTTGGGGGTGGTTATTGCTCTTGCATGTTCTACCTTAGATACTGGAGTGGGCATTCTTCCATACATTATTTAATAACTACATTGCTGGATTATCTAGCAAACAATGACACTTTGCAGGAGCTATGCAGTTGTGATGTGTATAAGGCACATGGATGTCATTAAAGAAATTGGGGAGGGCACTTTACTGGTAGTGTGTGGCACCATCCACTATGTGTACCTAGGTGTCACAGCCAAGCCAATGGCTCTCTGAAGTGGCAGGGGAGGTGTAAGTTCTCGCTACCTTGGATCCGTAAATGGGAGGAAGAAGGGTCAGAGGGTGTGGCTGATGGGAGCATATAGCCTTTTGACCTTGTGGTTGTGGTGTCCTTCAGGTCATACTCTTGCACTGTCTGTTTTTTAGAATGTCCTTTTTGCTTTATACTTTGCATCCTATATGATGGAAGCAATGTCATTCCCTAGCTCTGACATGCACTTGGAACAGCTGACGACCATAGAGGACAGGTTGATTTGAGGTACTAGAATGCAGTTCTCCATAACTGATCGATCAAAAGCCTGAACCCACTGGAGAAAGGGCAACCCAGGTTTTATGATCCATGAGAACCAGAGTTCCTTCACCATGAATTCATCTATCCAGATTTTACTGTTAAATGTTATCGCAGTCCAGAACTATACAGCTAAATATGAAGTGTACACAAGGCTATAATATTTTTGAACTGTAATATTTAGGCCATTTTTGCCAAACCAAGCACAATGTTATCAAGCAAATAAGTAATGTTATTTCCTCTTCTATCAACTATGAAAGCTGCATTCATAAatgattaaatatttaattgctATCTACATAAATCATGCTACCTTGTCATACTTCAATTAttgtacagtagaaccccggaactcgaCATTTTCGGAGTTCGAATTTTGAGAAAAGTTCGTCTCGGAGCATCGAACAAAACTTCGGAATCCGACCCGCCTCGCATAACTTTTGTAAACAACATACAGTTTGTGCTTCGGTCACATGCCGTTAGTTGGCCttgttgttcaatgggttttaaaccattttgaggctgtgctccaagtgtttgctgtatttttgtttttttgtactgttttagacaaaaacatGGGAGAAAAGCAGAAGCGGAAACGATAAGAACCAATAAAGTTGAAAAATGCCTTCGTGTGCcggacttagcattggaattcaacttgatg
The window above is part of the Brachyhypopomus gauderio isolate BG-103 chromosome 9, BGAUD_0.2, whole genome shotgun sequence genome. Proteins encoded here:
- the LOC143522345 gene encoding zona pellucida sperm-binding protein 4-like is translated as MSVATLPIQHYANEPPLPVVAPGPLRVELRIANGQCTTKGCVEARAAYTSYYTDADYPVTKVLREPVYVEVRILDRSDPNIVLTLGRCWATSSPNPFSLPEWDLLVNGCPYKDDRYLTQLVPVEGSSAVPFPTHYKRFVLKMFTFVDQTSMAPLHNQVYIHCSTAVCHPSATDSCEPSCGRESGCHSQANGSLKWQGRCKFSLPWIRKWEEEGSEGVADGSI